One Senegalimassilia faecalis genomic window, ACGAAAGCGATGATGGTGATCAGGCCGGTGCACTTGCCCCAGGAAAGCTTCAGGAAGCTCTTGACCTGCTTCACGCCAATGCCCAGGTTATACAGCATAACGGAACACGCAGTGATGTCTGCGCCGATGACCAGCACCAACGCCGCGGTGCCAAGCGCCAAGCCGCCCATAGGAATCATCCAAGCGGTCGGGTCGGAGCTGCCAACCAGCAACGCTGCCGCAACGCCCATAACGGTGCCCAAAGTGGCCGCGAACACCAAGCCGATAACGTTGGGCCAGAATGCTGCCTTCGTGGTTTTGCACAGCTTTGCCAGGCCGCCCATGTTCGGCCACCAGGAAAAGCCAGCGCCCATGCTCAGCTCGAACGCAATCAGGAAGTTCAACCATTCATCTTCAAACGGCGCAAGCGGCTGCGCGGAAAGCACCGTGTCCCATCCGTAGTTCATGCTGACCACAGCAAACAGGAAGATCAGGATGATAACGAAAATCGGGGCCACAATGGAATTCAGCTTCTTCAGCAGCTCCGGGCCCTTCCAGGCAACAAGCCAGCACACAGCACCAGCAGCAACCGAGAGAATGAACACGGGAACACCCGTAGTGATATCGATGTCGGTGAATCCCAGGACGATGTTGCCGATGGCCTTCGCAACCATCATGCATAAGATAATGAGCCAGGCGATGACGAATATCGACATCAAGATCAGGAACACCTTTGTGCCCTTGCCGCCAAGGATGCCTCGCACCGAGGTGTAGGCATCAACACCGTACTTGCCGGATATCACCTGCGTTGCCAGCGACATAAGCAGCACAGCGATGATGTTGCCGGCAATAGATGCAACCAGAGCAGTTTGCACGCCAACGTACAGGGCCAAGCTGCCGCCTGTAATAAAGCACCACGCGGCACATGCAAATCCCGTGATGACAACCGTGTAATCCTTGAAGCCGTAAACACGCTCGCTTTTCAAGACGGGCATGGACTCGCTTTGGGCCTCGCTATTGACATCTGTTTCAGCCATAGTGCACCTCCCCTTAGAAATACATGACCGCATACCAGACCACAGGCAAAATTCCAAGCACGATGAACATCGCGGCAATCAAAATATTGTCGGTTCTGTTCAACCCTGGAATGAGATCACCTGTACGTTCCTGCTCCTCAATTTGCGCGATGCGCTCGAACAGTTCCCCTTCGTGATCCTCGTCGAAGTTCGTGTTTCCACTGAGTTCGGATCTTATTTTTTCCACTTCGCTCATGGACTACTCCCTCCTCAAATTCGGAGTTGGCAATCACCCGAAGCACGAAAGAGAGCCGTTTCGACATTGTTTCGACACCATTCGAAGCAAGCCGTACCCTCACCTGGCTTCCCTTTTATGCTTCTGGCGAATTAAAAGAAGGGCGTGAGTCTCGCAACCAATCAGAAACCCACGCCCTCTATCATTTGATTCAGCTCATCCAGTCCGGTTGCCCCAGCAAACTCGTTGGCTTCGCGGACTGGGTGATGCGCAAAACAACGATTTCCTAGGCGGAAGGCTCCTGCTGCGTGATGCAGTGGATGTTGCCGCCGCCGTACACGACCTGGCGAGAGTCAACGCCGACGCACTTGAAGACCCCTTCGCCCCAAGTTTCGTCGTAGATCTTCTGCAGCGTTTCCACGGCAAGCGCGTCGTTGACGTCGCCGTACTGCGGGACGATGCAGCCATGGTTCGTGACCAGGTAGTTCATGTAGGAAGCAATCTGCGGCTCGTCCTGAGCGGTACGCGGATTCACAAGGTCGATGGAGTTGGCCTCTTCCTCAGACATGAAGCAGGGCTTTTCGGGCATGGGAAGCTTGTAGACCTTCAGCTTGCGGCCCTTCGCGTCCGTGGCGTTCACCAGCGTGTCGTAAATCTCATGGCACTGGCGATAGAACGGGTACTCGGGATCGTCGGTCCAGATGCAGGCCACAACACCCGGGGCGATGAACGTGGCGCAGTCATCGATGTGGCCGTTCGTGACAGCCGGGTCGATGCCTTCCTTAACCCAAATGACCTTTTCAACGCCCAGGTATTCCTCAAGCTCCTTGGTCATGTACTCGCGCAGCTCTTCGCTGAAGGGCTCGTACTTGCGCGGATACAGCGGCCAATCGCCGGCATCGGGCTCGTCGGCAACCAGCACGGAAGCCGTGCGGCCGGCGGAAAGCAGGCAGGAATCGGTCACGATAAGGGTGCCTTCGCCGTCAACGGTGATGGAGCCGCCCTCAAGAATCACGTGGTCGGGACGATACGTGCGAACGCCCACGTAATCGGCCATCTTACGAGCGATCTTCGCGTCCTTGTCCCAGGGAAAATACAGGCCGTCGACCAGGCCGCCGTATGCGTTGAAGTGCCAGTCGGTAGCAGCCTTGCCGCCCTTGCCGTCAACCAGGAACGTTGCGCCCGTGTCGCGGAACCACGCATCGTTGATGCTCATCTCCATGACGGTGACGCGCTCGTTGTCCTTGAACACGGCCTTACAGTTGTCGTAATCGGCCTCGTTGCAGCACATCACAACGGGCGTGAACTCGGAGATGGCGTTCGCGATGCCCGCATAGGTGCGCTGAGCAGGCACAGCGCCGAACGCAAACGTGTCGGGGCGATTCGGCCAGCCCATGAACACGCGGTCTTGCGGCGCATACTCAGCAGGCATGTAGAAGCCATCGACCTTAGGAGTGGACTCAGATTCGGTGATAGCACGCATTTCAGTACCTCCAATGGATACGAACGGGCCGCATGATCGCGAACGACCATGCGGCCCTTGCGAAAATGTGTTGGGAAGCCGCTCGACCGGCAGGATCGCGCCAGCACCGGTCGACCGGTTACGTTAAAGCCCTAGAAGTCGTAGTTGTGGATGCGCGGGGTCAGCAGGTCCTCAACCTTGCCGCGGTAGTAGTTCTCCAGGTACTCGCTCGTGTTGCGGCGAAGCGGCCACAGAATGTACACGAGGATGCCGCGCTGAGCGTACAGACGATTCTCGCCGAGGGGCAGGACCGCAGATTGCGGGCCGTCCCACACCGCGTCGGTAAGCTCCCAGTTGCGGTTGCCGGGCAGGTAGTGCATGACCCAAGCGGACTTCGGAGCGTGAGCCATGAGCTCCTCGTTGATCTGGAACTTCGGGTAGAAGACCTTGAACGCCTCTTCCTCGGAAACGCCCATCTTGTGATAGTTCACAACGCCGGTGTAGAAGAAGTCGGTCTCAGGGGCGTAGGCAATCGGGTCCTCGGTGCAGATGATCTCGCCGTTGCCGTCCTCGGCAGCCTGAGCGCGGCACTTGGCCAGCAGCTCCTCGGAGGGCCAGAACTTCTTCGGAGCAGCGCAGATTACGCGGATGCCCAGGCGCGGGAACAGGGACAGGTGGTCCATGAACACGCAGTCGAAGCCGTCGGCGCCATCGCCCAGCCACATGAACGTGCAGTCGGAAAGCTTTTTGCCCTTCGGCTTGCGCTCGATCATCGTGATGAGGTCGGCGATGACCTGCGTGGGATGATGCTGCTCCTGGCTGCCAAAGCCGTCGGACTGGAACTCGGCGCAGGACATGCCGCTGATAACCGGCACGGTGGAGTTCGCGACAACCTCGTCGATGACGCGCTGAGAAAGGCTGCGGATCATGATGGCGTCAGCCATGCTCGAGATGATTGCGGCGGTCTCGGCGATATCTTCCTGGCCAGAGCCGGCATGCAGGGAGCTGCCGTCGAGGAACATTGCGTGGCCGCCGAGCTGCTGCATAGCGGTCTCGAAGCTCACGCGAGTACGGGTTGACTGCTGGTCGAACATCATGGCGAGAGAGACGTTCTTGAGCAGAGGCAGGCGCACGCCCTTCTCCTCCATCTCTTTCAGCAGCAGGCAGACATCGAGCAGTTCGTTGATCTGGTCCACAGACCAGTCGCTCAGACGGTTCATGTCCATGTAATGCTCATGCTTCATAACCCTCACTCCTTCTTTTGACTTCGTCTTCCGACGATTTGCCCTTTTGAACCCCTCACCTTGGGATTCGGTGATTCGAACTTTACGGTTGGCCGGGGGTAACCCTCAATCGGCCGGCGGCACCATTTGTCAAAAGTGTGAGAAAGGGTTACAGAGGCTATTGCATCGAGCCATTACCTGCTACATCGCATGGCCCAAAAGGGTTATGCGGCGGTCACCCCGCAGGCGCGTTCGTCGGGCAGTTAATGAAGAAGACCGGATATCACTTTGTCTGCATGCATAAAAGCAGGGCAGAGAGATTGCCCCCAGCAGGCATAAAGCAAGCGGCCGTGCGAAGCTTGGCGGCACCCGGCAAGCGCCCCTCGTCGAAAGGCAAGTAGAGCGAGCCGCGCAGTCTACGACCCCGTAACGAAAAGTGGGACAAAGGGACTGTCCCCTTGTCCCACTTTCCCCGCTCAGCCTGTCGCCTGGGAGCGTCAAAACAGCGTTAAGCCCTAGTGTTTTGCTTTCCGCTTCGGCTTATTCGCTATATAGCGGTGTGTTGCGCGGCGTTTGCCGGATGGCGCGGGCGCGCAACCTGCACGGTGCACTCGGGGGGCCGACATGAGAAGGATTCACGTCCAGAACATCAGCGTGATCAGCATTGCCGTTACGATTATTCTCGGCCTTGCGTGCGTTGCCATTTTCATGCAAGGGCGCGTGCAGTTCGAAACGCTGCAACAGGCCACGGAAACGTACATCAGCTGCGAGAAAGACGCCAAGCAGCTGCAAAGCGGGTCGGACTACCTGACCGAACAGGTGCGCATGGTGGATATGACCAGCGATTTGCGCTACACCATCGAGGAGAAGATCAACGCCATCAACGAACAGCTGGCGCGCCCCGAAGACGGGATGCCGAAGGTGTCGCTGAGCGTAGGCGTGGCATTCGCCGACCGCCCGAACCCGGGCGAAAACCTGTTCAAGGACGCCGATCAGGCGCTGTATTACACGAAGGAACACGGCCGCAACGGCTGCACGTTCTACGGCGACAAGGGCACCGGCGCAGGAGCCGACACACAAGGGTAAGCGCACGCAGCTGACAAGGAGACTGACAAGGGGGGGCAGGTCGTTTGTCAGCTGTCCAATGTGCACATGCGAGACGAGGGGCCCGCGAAGCGGGCCCCTCGTTGTTTTACTTGATACGTTTTGCCTACGCCAGGCTTACGAGCAGCTGGTGAATACGCAGGTCATCGTCGAGTTCTGGGTGGAACGCCACGCCGATTTGGTTGCCGGCACGCACGGCAACGATGCGGTCGTCAACGCGCGCGAGCACCTTGGCGCCCTCGTGGGCCTCCTTGATGAACGGCGCGCGAATGAACGTCATGGGGATGTCGGTCGTTTCGCCATCCGGCACGCCCGGCAGGCCCGCGCACGGGGCCACCGTGTGGAAGCTGCCCAGTTGGCGGCCATAGGCGTTGCGGCGCACCGTCACCGGCAGCGTGCCGAATGCGCCGGGCGCGGTTGCGCCAGCGGCAACGGGGCCCGCGGGGTCGCCCGCGGCAGGGACGCCCTCTTCGACGTTTTGCGCCAGCAGAATCAGGCCCGCGCACGTGCCAAGCACCGGCAGGCCGGCGGCCACGCGATTGCGCAGCGTATCCAGCATGCCCAGCTCGCGCAGCATTTTCGCCTGCGCCGTGCTTTCGCCGCCCGGCAGCACCAGCGCGTCGAACGCCTGGTCCACATCAGGCCCCTGGCGCAGCTCCACGCACTCGCACCCCAACTTGCCCAAAGCGCGCTCATGCTCAATAAACGCCCCCTGAACAGCCAGAACCGCAACTTTCTTGCTCATAAGGAAAACCTTTCAATCAAGGAAACCTGACAAACGACCTGCCCCTTGTCGGGCTGGAAACGCCGCAGGTGGCGTCAAAGTCAGCGAGGGCCGCTGTGGTGCCCGGAATTCGTGGGAACGCGAGGGCGCCGCGTACTTCGGTACGCAAGCCCTCGGGTTCGCGCGAAGGCCGGGTGCCACAGCGGCCCACAGCGTCGAGTCAATTCGTTTGCCGGCAGGCAAACGAAACCTCTATTTCCCACGTTCAGCCATGAGCAGGGCAATCTCGCTCTCGTTGATGCCGACCATGGCTTCGCCGAGGTCTTCGGACAGCTCGGCAATCAGCTTAGCGTCCGTGTAGTTCGCCACGGCCTTCACGATGGCCTGCGCGCGCTTGGCGGGGTTTCCGGACTTGAAGATGCCCGAGCCCACGAATACGCCCTCGGCGCCCAGCTGCATCATCAGCGCGGCGTCGGCCGGGGTCGCAACGCCGCCGGCAGCGAAGTTTACGACGGGCAGCTTGCCGTTTTCGTGTACGTATTTCACTAGGTCAACCGGCACCTGCAGCTGCTTGGCGGCCTCGAACAGCTCATCTTCGCGCAGGTTCTGGATGCGGCGAATCTCAGAGTTCATCATGCGCATGTGGCGCACGGCCTGCACAACGTCGCCCGTGCCCGGCTCGCCCTTCGTGCGGATCATCGTGGCGCCCTCGGTAATGCGGCGCAGGGCCTCGCCCAGGTCGCGCGCGCCGCACACGAACGGCACGTTGAACTGCGTCTTGTCGATGTGGTACGTGTCGTCGGCAGGCGAAAGCACCTCGGACTCGTCGATGTAGTCGATGTCGATGGCCTGCAGCACCTGCGCCTCGACGAAGTGGCCGATGCGGCACTTCGCCATGACCGGGATGCTGACCGCTTCCTGAATACCCTTGATCATTTTCGGGTCGCTCATGCGGGACACGCCACCGGCCGCACGGATGTCGGCGGGGATGCGCTCAAGCGCCATAACGGCGCAGGCGCCGGCTTCCTCGGCGATGTGCGCCTGCTCGGGCGTGGTGACGTCCATGATGACGCCGCCCTTCAGCATCTGGGCAAGCTGGCGATTCAAGGCAACGCGCTCGGCGGCGGTTTGAGGCTCGGTCATTTCCTACTCCTTCTCTAGGTATGTGGTGTGTTCGAAGGATACGCCGCATCTGGTTATGGTAGTATGACCAAAACCTGTCCTTTTTATATGACCAGATGTTCCACGTGAAACACTGCGAGAAAGTATGGCGAACAGATGTTCTTTTACGACATGAATTTGCGCGGAAATTGCAGCCTTTACGAATACCTGTACCGCTGCATTCGCCACGACATCGCACACGGCACCATCGCCCCCGGCGAAAAGCTGCCTTCGAAGCGTAACCTGGCCAAACGCCTGGGTGTGAGCCTGATAACCGTAGAAGCCGCCTACCAGCAGCTTGCGGCAGAAGGCTACATTCGCTCGCGCGAACGCTGCGGCTACTACGCAAGCGACCTTGCCCCTGCCGAACGCGTTCAACAAGCGAGCAACGAAAGGCTCGGCGCAACACATCTCGGGGAAGAATCGGGTGCAAGCGGTGGCTTTCAAGAAGCAAACGACCGAGGAAACGCGCATGTCGCAGGGCAATCGAATACGCGAATCGGCGCTCAAGCACCCCGAAGCCGACCCCGCGCGACCGACGGCGCCGAAGCAGCCGACACGGCCCTCGATGCCGCGCCCTCTCTGCTGGCCGATTTCACGCACAGCACGTTAGCCACCGTGCTGTTCCCCTACGCCACCTGGGCGAAGACTGTGCGCAAAACGCTGTCTGACGAGTCGGCGGCAACGCTTGCCGAAGCGTCTTCGGCAGCAGGATCGCCCCAGCTTCGCCAAGCGATCGCCGACCACCTGCGCGAATACCGCGGCATGCACGTAAGCGCCCAGCAGATTGTCATCGGCGCTGGCGCGCAAACGCTGTATCAGCTGGTTGTGCAGCTGCTTGGCCGCAATCGCACGTTTGCCGTGGAAACACCGGGTTATCCGCTGCTTGCGCGCATGTATCAGCAGCAAAACGTGCAGACTGCGCATGTGCCGCTTAACGAAGGCGGCATTGCCATGGAACAGCTGGCGCATTCGGGTGCATCGGTGGCGCATATCATGCCGTCGCACCAGTTCCCCACCGGCATCGTCACCACGGCCAGCCGCCGGCGCGAGCTGCTGAACTGGGCGCGCGAGGGAGACCGCTACCTTATCGAGGACGATTACGATGCCGAATTCCGCATGGCCGGGCGACCTATCCCGTCGCTGTTCAGCATCGACGCCGCCGAGCGCGTGCTGTACCTGAACTCGTTCGCGAAAAGCCTGGGCGCTGCCTTCCGCATGGCCTACTTGGTGCTGCCGCCGCGCTTAGCGCAGCAATTCCACACCCAGCTGGGGTTTTACGCGAACACGGTCAGCCCGCTCGACCAACTGGCGCTGGCGCGCTTCATCGAATCGGGAAGCTACGAGCGCCACGTGAATCGCCTGCGCACGCGCGCCCGCAAAACACAAGATGCCCTGGTGGGAGCCCTGCGCGAGCACCTCGGCAGCAGCGTATCGTTCACGGAGCTAAACAACGGCCTGCATTTCATCATGCAGCTTGAAAGCAAACAGAGCGAAGCCGCCCTTGCCAACGCCGCGCTCGAACACGGTATCCGCATCGCGCCACTGTCGCAGTTCGACGAAAGCGGCAGTACGGGCACAGCCAACGTGTCATCTTCCGGCAACACCACCCCCGCAGCGCCCCGCCCGCAGTTCATCCTACGCAGCGACGCAATAGACGCCGAAACCGCCGAAACCATAGCAGCCGCCCTCGCAAACGCATGGGCATAACGTCGACGCCCCCTTCGGCCACTTCCGCGAGAAAGGGCGACCAAGCCGCAAGAAACACGTAGGTCAGAGCGAAAGCTCTGACCCTAATCAACAGCGCCCAAAGGGCGGTCACTATTTTCCCGAATCGGGCGCGTCACCATTTTCAACGGCGCCCTCCAAAACCCTGGCGGTTTTCACCGCGCGCTATTTGTCGCCATAGTGGCTTTTGCAGGAAGCAATCTCTATGTTCGGACCCGAAATCCGATACACAAGCCTATTTTTCTCATCGATTCTGCGAGACCAAAAACCTGAAAGGTCACCGCGCAACGGCTCCGGCTTCCCTTCGCCAGCGCTTTGCCCGTTTCGCTCGATATCCTTAATAAGGGAGTTGATCTTCTTGAGCGTCTTTTTGTCTTGCTGTTGCCAACCAATGTAATCGTCCCAGGCTTCTGGAGCCCAGACCTTATTCATCTTCATAGGTTGCATCAATCAAGTCGTGTGCAGCACCATGGCCGGCGTTTAGCGCATCCACCGAACGGCGAAGATGAGCAAGATTCTCTTCGGAATAAAACGGGTCCACCGATACCTCGAACGGAATACGGCGTTCGCGTCCCATCTTCTTCGCGAAAATCGTAAACGCCGTCGTCATGCTCATCCCCAAGTCTTTGCAGACGGCTTCCATATCTCGTTTCGTTCTTTCGTCCATGCGGATATTGATAGTAGCGGTAGCCATAACATCCTCCTTTGCTCGCATATAATTATAGCAACTGTAACGCTATTGTGTATACAATGTCTACTAATTGTTATTCGAAGATTTCACGCTCGCGCTTGTTAGCGCATGCGAGCAAGGTGAACGCGCTGCGGGGAACACGTAGGTCAGAGCGAAAGCTCTGACCCTAATCAACAGCGCCCAAAGGACGCGTCGCTGTTTTCAACGGCGCCCAAAAGGCGCAGCGCCCCCCTTCCCGAACCGAGCACGTTTTCTTAAGATAGTGGCGCGCCCTTCGGGCGCTTTCTCATAGGTGTCAGCGCTTTCGCTCGACGCTACGAAGGTTGCCGCAACGCTAGCGAATCGCCGCCCGCCAGCCGCTT contains:
- the pdxS gene encoding pyridoxal 5'-phosphate synthase lyase subunit PdxS, which translates into the protein MTEPQTAAERVALNRQLAQMLKGGVIMDVTTPEQAHIAEEAGACAVMALERIPADIRAAGGVSRMSDPKMIKGIQEAVSIPVMAKCRIGHFVEAQVLQAIDIDYIDESEVLSPADDTYHIDKTQFNVPFVCGARDLGEALRRITEGATMIRTKGEPGTGDVVQAVRHMRMMNSEIRRIQNLREDELFEAAKQLQVPVDLVKYVHENGKLPVVNFAAGGVATPADAALMMQLGAEGVFVGSGIFKSGNPAKRAQAIVKAVANYTDAKLIAELSEDLGEAMVGINESEIALLMAERGK
- a CDS encoding purine-cytosine permease family protein is translated as MAETDVNSEAQSESMPVLKSERVYGFKDYTVVITGFACAAWCFITGGSLALYVGVQTALVASIAGNIIAVLLMSLATQVISGKYGVDAYTSVRGILGGKGTKVFLILMSIFVIAWLIILCMMVAKAIGNIVLGFTDIDITTGVPVFILSVAAGAVCWLVAWKGPELLKKLNSIVAPIFVIILIFLFAVVSMNYGWDTVLSAQPLAPFEDEWLNFLIAFELSMGAGFSWWPNMGGLAKLCKTTKAAFWPNVIGLVFAATLGTVMGVAAALLVGSSDPTAWMIPMGGLALGTAALVLVIGADITACSVMLYNLGIGVKQVKSFLKLSWGKCTGLITIIAFVGMIWAEPLYDSFYIILGISSMSCAPIAMMQLVDYYAFRKKHISIRDAYNNGKSSKYYFWGGFNWVAIGVFAASVVLYLLIFDPFMCIPHDAFRFCNATTAVCIFSAVAYYVLGKLLLVKRGIGGFPNSNEEAKAEPADVK
- a CDS encoding diguanylate cyclase domain-containing protein — its product is MRRIHVQNISVISIAVTIILGLACVAIFMQGRVQFETLQQATETYISCEKDAKQLQSGSDYLTEQVRMVDMTSDLRYTIEEKINAINEQLARPEDGMPKVSLSVGVAFADRPNPGENLFKDADQALYYTKEHGRNGCTFYGDKGTGAGADTQG
- a CDS encoding type II toxin-antitoxin system RelB/DinJ family antitoxin, whose amino-acid sequence is MATATINIRMDERTKRDMEAVCKDLGMSMTTAFTIFAKKMGRERRIPFEVSVDPFYSEENLAHLRRSVDALNAGHGAAHDLIDATYEDE
- a CDS encoding agmatine deiminase family protein; translation: MRAITESESTPKVDGFYMPAEYAPQDRVFMGWPNRPDTFAFGAVPAQRTYAGIANAISEFTPVVMCCNEADYDNCKAVFKDNERVTVMEMSINDAWFRDTGATFLVDGKGGKAATDWHFNAYGGLVDGLYFPWDKDAKIARKMADYVGVRTYRPDHVILEGGSITVDGEGTLIVTDSCLLSAGRTASVLVADEPDAGDWPLYPRKYEPFSEELREYMTKELEEYLGVEKVIWVKEGIDPAVTNGHIDDCATFIAPGVVACIWTDDPEYPFYRQCHEIYDTLVNATDAKGRKLKVYKLPMPEKPCFMSEEEANSIDLVNPRTAQDEPQIASYMNYLVTNHGCIVPQYGDVNDALAVETLQKIYDETWGEGVFKCVGVDSRQVVYGGGNIHCITQQEPSA
- the pdxT gene encoding pyridoxal 5'-phosphate synthase glutaminase subunit PdxT; this translates as MSKKVAVLAVQGAFIEHERALGKLGCECVELRQGPDVDQAFDALVLPGGESTAQAKMLRELGMLDTLRNRVAAGLPVLGTCAGLILLAQNVEEGVPAAGDPAGPVAAGATAPGAFGTLPVTVRRNAYGRQLGSFHTVAPCAGLPGVPDGETTDIPMTFIRAPFIKEAHEGAKVLARVDDRIVAVRAGNQIGVAFHPELDDDLRIHQLLVSLA
- a CDS encoding ornithine carbamoyltransferase; the encoded protein is MKHEHYMDMNRLSDWSVDQINELLDVCLLLKEMEEKGVRLPLLKNVSLAMMFDQQSTRTRVSFETAMQQLGGHAMFLDGSSLHAGSGQEDIAETAAIISSMADAIMIRSLSQRVIDEVVANSTVPVISGMSCAEFQSDGFGSQEQHHPTQVIADLITMIERKPKGKKLSDCTFMWLGDGADGFDCVFMDHLSLFPRLGIRVICAAPKKFWPSEELLAKCRAQAAEDGNGEIICTEDPIAYAPETDFFYTGVVNYHKMGVSEEEAFKVFYPKFQINEELMAHAPKSAWVMHYLPGNRNWELTDAVWDGPQSAVLPLGENRLYAQRGILVYILWPLRRNTSEYLENYYRGKVEDLLTPRIHNYDF
- the pdxR gene encoding MocR-like pyridoxine biosynthesis transcription factor PdxR; translation: MFFYDMNLRGNCSLYEYLYRCIRHDIAHGTIAPGEKLPSKRNLAKRLGVSLITVEAAYQQLAAEGYIRSRERCGYYASDLAPAERVQQASNERLGATHLGEESGASGGFQEANDRGNAHVAGQSNTRIGAQAPRSRPRATDGAEAADTALDAAPSLLADFTHSTLATVLFPYATWAKTVRKTLSDESAATLAEASSAAGSPQLRQAIADHLREYRGMHVSAQQIVIGAGAQTLYQLVVQLLGRNRTFAVETPGYPLLARMYQQQNVQTAHVPLNEGGIAMEQLAHSGASVAHIMPSHQFPTGIVTTASRRRELLNWAREGDRYLIEDDYDAEFRMAGRPIPSLFSIDAAERVLYLNSFAKSLGAAFRMAYLVLPPRLAQQFHTQLGFYANTVSPLDQLALARFIESGSYERHVNRLRTRARKTQDALVGALREHLGSSVSFTELNNGLHFIMQLESKQSEAALANAALEHGIRIAPLSQFDESGSTGTANVSSSGNTTPAAPRPQFILRSDAIDAETAETIAAALANAWA
- a CDS encoding Txe/YoeB family addiction module toxin, producing the protein MKMNKVWAPEAWDDYIGWQQQDKKTLKKINSLIKDIERNGQSAGEGKPEPLRGDLSGFWSRRIDEKNRLVYRISGPNIEIASCKSHYGDK